In one window of Planctomycetaceae bacterium DNA:
- a CDS encoding type II secretion system F family protein: protein MQVYSYTVKTFAGERKEGVKQAASVNELSGWLREQGFIPIKVHEISSERKKKSSSSSRKKVKAAELSAVYWQLTTMLESGVPVATALGTIAEDIENAYLQTIVKDILAKVNKGEPFSVGIADYPKVFNKITCAMILAGETSGNLPDSLKRLAEYFDGRDKFSKKVKVALAYPIFVLIFIVLLVVFMMSFIVPRFKMIFDQLGGELPAFTRGFMAVYDMLRHYIVFMVPAIFGIVSSLGWIYKKTQKGHLFFSKRFLAIPLFGRLIKYAFVAMFCKTMAALLNAGVSVLEVFNILSSMSNNDVIKAAVMKTKERIVEGTSISASMISVGFFPNMVNKMVQIGEESGSLPSMLERTADFYERKVDSILTALLSLLEPIMIVTVGGVVLTVVLALYLPIFTMGGKG from the coding sequence ATGCAGGTTTATAGTTATACAGTTAAAACTTTTGCCGGCGAGCGTAAGGAAGGCGTCAAGCAGGCTGCTTCAGTCAATGAGCTTTCGGGCTGGCTGCGAGAGCAGGGCTTTATACCTATAAAAGTGCATGAGATATCTTCGGAAAGAAAAAAGAAATCGAGTAGTTCTTCGCGTAAGAAAGTCAAGGCCGCCGAATTGTCTGCGGTTTATTGGCAGTTGACCACGATGCTTGAAAGTGGTGTTCCGGTAGCGACGGCTTTGGGGACTATTGCCGAAGATATTGAGAATGCGTATCTGCAAACAATAGTTAAGGATATTTTGGCGAAAGTTAATAAAGGCGAACCCTTTTCAGTTGGTATTGCCGACTATCCCAAAGTATTTAACAAAATAACATGCGCGATGATTTTGGCAGGTGAAACGAGTGGTAATTTGCCGGATTCGCTGAAAAGGCTTGCCGAGTATTTTGACGGCAGGGACAAGTTCAGCAAAAAAGTCAAGGTTGCGCTTGCGTATCCGATTTTCGTACTGATTTTTATCGTTTTGCTCGTTGTGTTTATGATGAGTTTTATCGTACCGCGATTCAAAATGATTTTTGACCAGTTAGGCGGGGAACTGCCCGCTTTTACACGCGGGTTTATGGCAGTGTATGATATGCTTCGTCATTATATTGTTTTTATGGTTCCTGCGATTTTTGGAATTGTGAGTTCGTTGGGTTGGATTTACAAAAAAACACAAAAGGGGCATCTGTTTTTCAGTAAGAGATTTCTTGCGATTCCGTTATTTGGAAGGTTAATAAAATACGCATTTGTCGCGATGTTCTGCAAAACTATGGCGGCATTGCTGAACGCGGGCGTTTCGGTGCTCGAAGTTTTTAATATTCTTTCATCGATGAGCAATAACGATGTCATAAAAGCCGCGGTTATGAAGACAAAGGAACGTATTGTTGAAGGTACGAGTATTTCGGCAAGTATGATATCGGTCGGTTTCTTTCCCAATATGGTCAATAAAATGGTGCAGATTGGCGAAGAGAGCGGTTCGCTGCCCTCGATGCTCGAAAGAACGGCTGATTTTTACGAACGCAAGGTTGACTCGATATTGACGGCTCTATTAAGTTTGCTTGAGCCGATAATGATTGTAACTGTCGGCGGAGTCGTGCTTACGGTTGTATTAGCGCTGTATTTGCCCATTTTCACGATGGGGGGTAAGGGATAA
- a CDS encoding prepilin-type N-terminal cleavage/methylation domain-containing protein: protein MRLVRYKKSKAFSLTEVMLTAAVIGIVSVGVLDYQHHSLKQSRIAKVQITAARTAQLLLEDWKSTGGSTAYNPSDLNLGFSSSAAGSDFTTGYSIGGILNNAIYSITINNVPMLVVLAYSDVDHDEVADTTLRQITAMVRWRMGKATGSGGTTLCTSPVILTTYVRLDG from the coding sequence ATGCGGTTAGTAAGGTATAAAAAATCGAAAGCATTCTCGCTTACGGAGGTAATGCTGACTGCGGCTGTTATTGGAATAGTCTCTGTCGGCGTTCTTGATTATCAGCATCATTCACTCAAACAGAGCAGAATCGCTAAGGTTCAAATCACCGCCGCAAGAACGGCGCAGCTCCTTTTGGAAGACTGGAAAAGCACCGGCGGTTCAACTGCGTATAATCCTTCAGATTTAAATTTGGGATTTTCATCTTCAGCGGCCGGTTCTGATTTCACAACAGGATACTCAATCGGCGGAATTTTAAACAACGCAATCTATTCTATAACCATAAATAATGTACCTATGCTGGTTGTTCTGGCGTACAGCGATGTCGACCACGATGAAGTTGCCGATACTACTCTGCGGCAGATTACTGCGATGGTTCGGTGGCGTATGGGAAAGGCTACCGGCAGCGGCGGTACTACTTTATGTACGTCGCCGGTAATTTTAACGACCTATGTAAGGCTTGACGGTTAG